AATTAGTCCatgaatatatttctataaaattatttcgtccATCAGGTACAGCATCAGCTGACTATTTGCAAGCGTACCCTTCCATCGTGCAAGTAGAGACTATCAGATCGTGGGGCTTCTGGGAGCAAACCTGCGCCGCGAGCATCCTCAACTCCAGATATGTGCTCTCTGCTGCCTCTTGTTTCACTGCATCGTGAGtggtttaatgttttattgaaaaataaattaaacactcGTTAGTTATCCAAAACTTATAAACAGTaactatatcttatatattaatagcgtaagccgatttttgtcccagtgattataggATGATAGCTGCTCATAAAAATaggttatagtctcattttgaagagctccagccgtagatgtgtagAACATTAaaaaggattcttgattgcaattaattatttaaacaattgttagttatataacaattatgaactatacctatattttttaactattattactcATTTTTTCAGACCATCTTTACATCGTATCCGCGCTGGCGCTGTGTTCCGAAACACTAGTGGTATCATCAACTATGTCGACAGAGTGACCAACTACCCCAGAGTAAACTTTACCAACCAGGTTCACGACATCTCCGTAGTGAGACTAGCGTCGGTTCTCACGTACAGCTCTCTCATACGACAGGCTGCTATTCCAAAGCCGCATACAATTATCCCCAATGGAATAGTTTTGGCGCAAGGAGGTTGGGGTCGCAGCAATGTGAGTTGATtactgaatattaattatttgttaactgTATGTGCCTGTatgaaattacttattattcgaTTGAGTATATAAATACGTTATTCTCCTTGTTACAGTACTCATACTCTCTCAGCGTTTCTCAAGTAAGGACGGTCAGTGCTAGTCATTGCGGTGTCAACCAACCGGCCAATCAGACAACTTTCAACTCCACTTCTAACGTCCTCTGTGGAATTATAACTCAAGGGTTCAACGTCTCCAACGCTGACGGTGGCAGTCCTTGGATCTTCGGCAACGTCACAGTGGGTGTCGTCAGTGGAGTCGACCTCGGAAACAGCCCGTGGTCTGGCATTATCGCTACCCCAATCGCTTATTTCACCAACTGGATCCTCAGAACCGCTGTATAATACGTAAaggaaagaaattaaaaattttatatacaaaataattttatttttttacctttatacctttaaaataaacaattttttcttataaaatagtaatatacaaatattttactaccTCTACGTAAAGTGTTGATCAATAACTTTTTCAAAAAGCGATTATTGTTCATCAGTTTCACGAAAAAAACTATTTCGATTAACTAATCGAACTAATCTAAGAAATATTCAACATATTAATTCAAAACTGACACTGAGTCCCTGTTTTCCCTACCTACCCAGGTAGGTAGTATTACCTGTCTAGTAATTGAAACGAcggtgtatttttaaaattaccacTTATTTTTAGGTCgaaggaaattttaaataatttaatagattaaaaacttggttcattatatttttaagtaggaAGATGTggcaaaaataaatcttatgccATGAAGTTggacgaaacaaaaaaaaatacgtatataattatcGGAATTTACAAATCTCTATAACTACAAGCAGAGTACAGTGCATGGGAGTTACTACGGACGAGCAGTAGCCGGGCGAGCCGAAACTGAGGAGAAGCGGAGGAATCTTATTTTTGAACTCAATAGGACGTTAGAAGTCATTGCCAAATGGGGTTCCGATAATATTAATGCCAAGAAAACTAAGTTTACTACAAAAAAGTCTGGGTATTGATGATCGCTGTGACCTTAATCCAAGGGATTATATCGAGGCTGTTATCAAAATAGCCTCACAGAGACTCGGAATCCTGACCAAGGTAAGGCGTTTTTTTTTCCACAACAACTGCTCATGTTGTACAAAACGCAGGTGCGTTCTTGCGTTGAATATtactcgcacctctgggatggctccgctaagtacttAATGAaagccttggatcggttgcagcgacgtgcggtccgcattattggcgatgtaaaggtcacaaACACCTTCGAACCTTTGCTTCACTTGCGTCAAGAAATAGCGGCGTTGAGCTTTTTCTATCGACTGTATCAAGGCGAGTGCTATGAGGAATTATTCTCTctaattcctgcttcccctttcctacGCAGATCTACGCGTGCTGGCTcgcgatgtcaccgcctaactgtgacatcgatTTCATCGCGCAGAACGAAATTTGGCAACtattttctttgtcgcaccgcCAAAAAACGGAACTCTTTACCATCACGCGTGTTCCCTTCCTCTTATAGCCTGGgtgccttcaaacgaggcgtaaAAAAACATCTTGCGGTCATGCCGAGGGTGACAAGTGCAGTTCATTCTAGCTGCCTGTACTAGTCTTCCCCGCGTGTGGACTCCACttgcacttaccatcaggtggagtggagtcatatgtcTACCCGGACAAAAAAGCGCCGCAAAGCTTAAAATGTTGCTACACCAACTCGTTTTAGTTGGTCAAGCAGTACTActatttttatgtacaataaaacCTCGAGTATCTGAAGTAATTGAGACCCAGACTGGTTCGCATAATCGAAATGTACTTATGGTAAGTAATACTTAGTTATGGTACTTTGGGTACACtatcaaacaaaaacaacaccTTTTCACATAAAAATAGTTCAGTTCTCAGTGATTACAAGTtgacaaacatatttaatataaaatataaaacgttgtAATATAAAACACCTAAGAAGTCAAAtactattttgatattatttttaagatgcatttttaagttaattgaatttaatattgtactcTATAGTCCTTAAAATAAAGCACAATTATTTGTTCATGATTAGTATTTATGCCATTTCACTTTCTTAACTTCTtgtggtatatttattattaacaaattaaacataattttaaacaataaggaACTAATGTGATTGGTTGATACTTTGTTTATCTGAAATAATCGAACGACCGAAGAACTAATCAAACGGTTGCAAGTGATTatgctgtttttttatcttcaatCTATCGATAATCTTGGAGCTCGTTtcggaataattttaataaaataggtatactTATTCTTACTTGATAGTATGGTTACAGCAATATTATGgttattcacaataatatagatcttttCGAAAGAATTGTGAAGAGTGAAaagtgacaatcattgtatagacaagAGGAAGAAAGGTATGTTAATAATAGGTAGTTTTCGACTTCGTAAAGATAATATATCCGTCCTGGGGTATCCTGGGGTATTCGTTTCTATCATAAGATCCACAGTTACTTTTGActtgtcatattaaaaaatataaagctcatgtcaaaacaacattgataaataaggcgtaTTATTCAATAGAAGATTATACTAAAGATAAAAAGCGTATTTGTTGAGATCTAGGATAGGTaaagggttattggtaattcgatgTATTCTCTCGATaattcaaaaatggttcacttttgcattatgcatatggaagttaaaattattgacaatagtcacccctatcaccttcTAAAGGGAATACGTCGAGTTAGTGCTTTAAgtgaaagagtaactactgagtttcaaaatcaaaatattctttattcaaataggctcttaAAAGCAATTCCTATTCAATTCtcccgtggtcgagtagtgtgtacaccggttttcatgggtacgccactccgaggtcccgggttcgattcccggccgagtcgatgttgaaaaagttcatgattttctatgttgtcttgggtctgggtgtatgtggtaccgtcgttacttctgattttccataacacaagttctttagctacttacattgggatcagagtaatgtatgtgatgttgtccaatatttatttatttatttaattctgaatttttttttattaatttttaattaaatattgcaacATTAAATAGTGATGTGTCTTTGACCTACTTATAGTATCACAAGATTTTTGGTGTTAGTTTGGATTAGTAGAATCCACTCAGCTTAAACATTTGACTATCGAGCATTAGAGTCTTAAACCGTGTGACCTCAGATTCTGAGGCTACGGTGAACATCACTATAACTAGTTCATTAGTACTGTATTTTCGTTAAAAAACGTATGTTGTGATTTTCAAACACGTGGATAATTCAGAATGATAGCAAATGTATAGAAATATCgtaatatttagatttgaatCAACGATCGGGTCGAAAATCTAATttctattgttaaataatatttaagacaaataaaagtaaattctgCGTGagtaatacaatttattgaattcaatcaaattaattttctgtcatgtatttttttatggagtattttttttttcgcattaTACAGCGGTTCTGAGGATCCAGTTGGTGAAATAAGCGATTGGGGTAGCGATAATGCCAGACCACGGGCTGTTTCCGAGGTCGACTCCACTGACGACACCCACTGTGACGTTGCCGAAGATCCAGGGACTGCCACCGTCAGCGTTGGAGACGTTGAACCCTTGAGTTAGAATTCCACAGAGGACGTTAGAAGTGGAGTTGAAAGTTGTCTGGTTGGCCGGTTGGTTGACACCGCAATGACTAGCACTGACCGTCCTTACTTGAGAAACGCTGAGAGAGTATGAGTACTGTAACAAGGAGAATAACGTATTTATATACTCAAtcgaataataagtaatttcatACAGGTACATAcagttaacaaataattaatattcagtaATCAACTCACATTGCTGCGACCCCAACCTCCTTGCGCCAAAACTATTCCATTGGGGATAATTGTATGCGGCTTTGGAATAGCAGCCTGTCGTATGAGAGAGCTGTACATAAGAACCGACGCTAGTCTCACTACGGAGATGTCGTGAACCTGGTTGGTAAAGTTTACTCTGGGGTAGTTGGTCACTCTGTCGACATAGTTGATGATACCACTAGTGTTTCGGAACACAGCGCCAGCGCGGATACGATGTAAAGATGGTCTGAAAAAATTAgcaataatagttaaaaaatataggtatagttcataattgttatataactaacaattgtttaaataattaattgcaatcaagaatccttttTAATGTTctacacatctacggctggagctcttcaaaatgagactataacctATTTTTATGAGCAGCTATCGTCCTATAATCAATggaacaaaaatcggcttacgctattaatatataagatatagttACTGTTTATAAGTTTTGGATAACTAACgagtgtttaatttatttttcaataaaacattaagaCACTCACGATGCAGTGAAACAAGAGGCAGCAGAGAGCACATATCTGGAGTTGAGGATGCTCGCGGCGCAGGTTTGCTCCCAGAAGCCCCACGGCCTGATAGTCTCTACTTGCACGATGGAAGGGTACGCTTGCAAATAGTCAGCTGATGCTGTACCTGAtggacgaaatatttttatagaaatatattcatGGACTAATTTCTCCTTATACGCTAAAGAAtataacactaataattttCTGAAAATCGAAATCGTTGATGTCAATGTGTAAGAGTGATGTCGAACTTACCCACGAGGGCGAGACTCAATAACCAGATGAGAGCCATTATAATTCACTTCTTTACTTCGAATGATTCATTTCACGCTtcccaaatatttatattacgttcGCAATCTTTGTTATCTCCAATAATTAcatctacataatatatctataataacttTATCTTTTCATTATAAAGGATAAACAAGCAGATTACTAGTAACAAGTAGATTCTTAGTAACTACTAACTGccatttttaatagataatatataaactttatttgaatagatttattcatttcaaaaaattataagtcaTATATCCTAaacctttatatatgtatgtgttttttgtttctttttcttcatattttaacCCTAGATTCAAAATTTATACCACTTTTTTTGAGTCCGCGTCGTCGTTTTGACGAAGGTTAGTGATCTAGGGTTAAAATGGGTTAACAGATTcataaatggaccacctgaaaGAAGTGGTCACATGAACGCTCGCCCACAGACATTGTCACTGTACGCTACTTTAATCCGTTCAAatcgtaacacaacaatattaattattgcggTTTGGTGGTAGCATATGTGATGAGGGTTCATACCGTCCCAGGCGGGCTCGCTTAAGACCCTAAACTAATTTTGGTAAAAGTAAGtgctaaagttaattaaaattagacttCACGGATGAATATAACTTTTTACAAGGATCAATTCTAGGTCCTTTTTTATTTCTCGCATACATACATGTTCTTCCTTGCTCTGTTAAAGGTACTTGTGATATTATGTTGTTTGCTGACGCTGACACTGATTTTTTAGGTTATCAGTAAAAAACAGTGCTTTGTCACGGTAGTTTTGAAtgctataaaacaaaatgtgtagtttttaccCAAACTAATGatagaaagcaaaattataagaAACGAAGACTCAGCTCCGCAACATACGCGGTTACAAAAGTTAGACAAGTAACTGATATGATGAGATGAAAGAGTCTCTCGTCGAGATATTTTTTGACAAAGTAGGGATACTCATAGTTGCGTAATAGTGTATTTACAATAATCTTGTGTATAATTACAGATCTCTAAGTGTGTTAGTTCTCGTGTCTCGGAAAGCACGAAAAGCTGTTGATTGTACGCCTGAACTATTTTCTGGTCGAGTCAGATTTTCCGATAAAATAATGGATATTATGAGATttagggaatagagagtgcacatgTGTTCCTGCACACAAttgtgcactaaaatatgtcctgcgtagtctGGTCTCTCTTGAGATAGGAAGCCGTGGCTGAAATCAGCCAGGGCGACATTATCAtacatcttttaaaaaaataaaaatctatgatattctcCATCCAATTATAATGAAACTGTAGTGAGGTATTCTGCTTACGCCAGCAAGGGCACTGGATCAGAAACCATATTTCTATGTAGATCCTTATTCTATGCAAGAGAAGCAGTTGCAGACCCTTATTATAGAATAAGGCAAGCGAAGCAGTtagcatatataaataattattggtggtagggctttgtgcaaactcgtctgggtaggtaccacccactcatcagatattctaccgccaaataactgtaccctgtattgctgtgttccggttagaagggtgagttagccagtgtaatcacaggcataacggacataacatcttagttcccaaggttggtggcccataggtgatgtaaggaatggttaatatttcttacagcgcctttatctatggagggtggtgaccacataccatcaggtggcccatatgctcgtccgccaaccaattccatcaaaataaataaatatatattcataaaattttatcgatgagttaaattaaatacaaagatcattatatagattatatcaggaagagatttaaaaaaggatttaatatgtaattgacATTCACTTATTGGGGTAATTCCAAGGTTTTCACAATCAATACTTACAATTAATCAGATGTTTACAATTTCAtcgtttttatctttttaaaattcaaaacctTTCAAAacagcttattttaaatttatttataaagatgcggtcatcaaaataaaataggttGTATTTGAGTTGGACTTTACtcacttttaaatcgtcgtgtacaagattttattgaatgtaaagctaccattgGTTCGGAATATAGCTTTTACGGTAAGGAACAATGACTCAAATCTTAGGGAACTGTCActgatataaatgatattatattaagtatatatatatatatatatatgacataggTAGGTGAAATGGCCATCtgagggtaagtggtcaccaaagcCCATCAATACCTTACAACATTTTCAATTGAGATATTATATCCTCATGCgcgtagttacactgcctcaataaacattcaaacaggaacacaaaaatactaagtattgctgcttggcgtaCTACCATTATTGAACGGTATAATGTCTTACGACATTTTACTTTGGTTTACCCCAAAGTAAATGAATGTACAGCATTCGGTATTCAGTGAGGCTATTTgcgtgatttatttaataagaatattagcatcgtttgtttgttttagtttaaaacaatattaattcatttagcCCACCATATGTGTATGTTTATATGTGCGCGCACCGACACTACTGTAGGGATTTTCTACTCACGTACGTTTCGTAAGGaataattgtgtaaaatataatcCTGTCACACCCACTGTTTAAGTCCATGCGTTGTGTCTAACTTAGtcattctaaaattttattaaatttgaaaacggATAACACGATTAATATATCGTGTAACCTCTTCTCCTCTATCTGTTTAACCTCCTGCGAGGCATTCCTCGGCTTTGTAGTATTACAGAGTTGTGTGAAACTAGTTTTTGTGATATCCTACCATTATaggagtatatatatttttttactttaagtcattcataataaatacgaCTTCGCGAAATACGTTTTGTGATAAATtcattgtttgattttattaagcttttttacattttattgcgCTACAATGTGCAAAATATGCATTAATTTGACACATAATTAATAACGAAAAGCTTAAAGTTGCACTCAGTAATCTTGTGACGAGATTCCCTCCTGAAGAAATGGAATGATTGcggctggtttttagtgggtatcggaatacccactaaaaaccggTACACCCCAGCTCACCAAAGTGCACCAGGTATTCTCGGTACCTGTGAGTCTCACATAACCGCCACTTCACGTGGGTGAAACACGACAGAGCGTTTTTTTTAGCGTGaaaaaagcaaaaacaaaattGCCCCCATTCAATTTTTGCTATGTAGTC
Above is a window of Vanessa atalanta chromosome 19, ilVanAtal1.2, whole genome shotgun sequence DNA encoding:
- the LOC125071557 gene encoding trypsin, alkaline C-like: MALIWLLSLALVGTASADYLQAYPSIVQVETIRSWGFWEQTCAASILNSRYVLSAASCFTASPSLHRIRAGAVFRNTSGIINYVDRVTNYPRVNFTNQVHDISVVRLASVLTYSSLIRQAAIPKPHTIIPNGIVLAQGGWGRSNYSYSLSVSQVRTVSASHCGVNQPANQTTFNSTSNVLCGIITQGFNVSNADGGSPWIFGNVTVGVVSGVDLGNSPWSGIIATPIAYFTNWILRTAV
- the LOC125071558 gene encoding trypsin, alkaline C-like is translated as MALIWLLSLALVGTASADYLQAYPSIVQVETIRPWGFWEQTCAASILNSRYVLSAASCFTASPSLHRIRAGAVFRNTSGIINYVDRVTNYPRVNFTNQVHDISVVRLASVLMYSSLIRQAAIPKPHTIIPNGIVLAQGGWGRSNYSYSLSVSQVRTVSASHCGVNQPANQTTFNSTSNVLCGILTQGFNVSNADGGSPWIFGNVTVGVVSGVDLGNSPWSGIIATPIAYFTNWILRTAV